One window of Entelurus aequoreus isolate RoL-2023_Sb linkage group LG06, RoL_Eaeq_v1.1, whole genome shotgun sequence genomic DNA carries:
- the gatc gene encoding glutamyl-tRNA(Gln) amidotransferase subunit C, mitochondrial, whose product MATFSVVLGRTGWRVTQKGLPAISVPQCFNGRICRCRQVVNIRRMFSSQPHNSKVPAAATWKPIQEEQLPPPTRVPADLVDKLERLALVDFRNKEGVACLERAIRFADQLHVVDTSGVKPMDSVLEDRVLYLRHDAVTEGNHAEKLLHLSKNTVEEYYMAPPGNIPLPKREERVAMLQHSEF is encoded by the exons ATGGCTACGTTTAGCGTCGTTCTAGGGCGCACTGGCTGGAGAGTGACACAGAAAGGGCTTCCAGCTATCTCAGTACCACAATGTTTTAATGGCAGAATATGTCGGTGCCGTCAAGTCGTTAATATAAGGCGAATGTTCAGCTCTCAACCACACAACTCCAAG GTGCCAGCAGCTGCAACCTGGAAGCCAATCCAAGAGGAGCAGCTTCCGCCG CCGACACGAGTACCAGCCGACCTGGTGGACAAACTTGAGCGTCTGGCCTTGGTCGACTTCCGGAATAAAGAGGGTGTGGCCTGTTTGGAAAGAGCCATCCGCTTTGCAGATCAACTTCATGTTGTGGACACGTCTGGAGTCAAGCCCATGGATTCGGTTCTGGAGGACAG AGTTTTATACCTGAGGCATGATGCAGTGACGGAAGGCAACCACGCAGAAAAACTTCTGCATCTCTCCAAAAACACAGTAGAGGAATATTACATGGCACCACCAG GAAATATTCCGTTACCAAAGAGAGAAGAGCGGGTCGCCATGTTGCAACACTCTGAATTCTGA